DNA from Streptomyces luteogriseus:
CGGCGGCCAGCTGTGCATCCCCTTCTACGGCGCCCTGGTCACCAACTGCGACCTGGACACGGAGCGGGTGAAGGGCCTGTCCACCCACTCGGCTGAGGGCCATACGTCGTACCTCCACGTGTCGGCGGGCTGCGGAACGAACCGCTACACACCGGTACGGTTCGCGTGCCCGCCGGAGGCGACGTTGCTGACGTTGGTGGGGCGAGAGGTGCCGGGGAGGTAGCGCGAGGGGGTCGGCCCGGGTGGGTCACCCCATCCGGGTCACCCCGGACGGGTCACCCCGGACGGGTCGCCCCGGACGGGTCACCCCGGATGGGTAACCCGCACAGCCCCGCCCACATCGCCCCCTATGTCCGTTTCTGCCAGCGTGGGGGCATGACCGCCCCGATACCCCGGGACATCCCGGACCTCCCAGCGATACCGTCCCCGCCGGCGCTGAAGCCCGCCCCCGTGCCGGCCACGGCCGTCGTCACCCCGGTCCGCCGCCCCGCGGCCGCGGCCTTCCGCCTGCTGATCGCCCTCGCGGCGGTCACAGGCGTCACGCTCGAACTGCTCCTCGGCGATCCGTCCCGGGCCCTGAGCTCCTTCGCGATCCAGAGCAACATGCTGCTGGCGCTGGTCATGACACTCTCGGCCCGCCGCGCATGGACGGCAAGCCGCCCCCTGCCGGGGGCCGTGCTGGGGGCGACGCTGCTCTACGTCGTCATCGCGGCCCTGGTGCACCACCTGCTCCTGGCCGACGCGGCGAGCCCGTTCTCCCTCGCGGGCGAGGCCGCGACCCCGACGGGCGGGCCGGCGCCCTCCCATCCGGTGCTGCACACGGTGACCCCGATCGCGGCGGTACTGGACTGGCTCCTGCTCACGTCCCCCGGCCGCATGCGCCTCCGCCAGGCCAGCACCTGGCTCCTCTACCCCATGGCTTACCTGGCCTTCTGCCTCACCCGGGGCGAGCTGCTCCTCCCGGGCACCCCCGACCGCTACCTCTACCCGTTCCTGGACGTCGGCCAGGACGGCTTCAAGCGCGTCCTCGGCAACGCCCTCCTCCTGGGCCTCTCCTTCTACGCCCTGGCCGTGCTCCTCGTAGCCCTCGACCACGCCCGCCCGAACCCCATCCGCCACCGCGGCAAAACCGGATTTCGTCTCTAGCCACCGGTGGGCTAAAGTAAACGTCGTCGCCGCGACAGCAGCGACATCGGGGTGTAGCGCAGCTTGGCAGCGCGCTTCGTTCGGGACGAAGAGGTCGTGGGTTCAAATCCCGCCACCCCGACAGTGAACACCAGGTCCGCAGCCTACTCATGTGAGTAGGCTGCGGACCTGTTTCGTATGCGTGTCCATCTGCGTGACCAACGCTCCGGACCGCACTTGAAGATGCCGTCCATGACCACCGCGCCGGTCTGGATCACGGGCCGGATCG
Protein-coding regions in this window:
- a CDS encoding Pr6Pr family membrane protein, which translates into the protein MTAPIPRDIPDLPAIPSPPALKPAPVPATAVVTPVRRPAAAAFRLLIALAAVTGVTLELLLGDPSRALSSFAIQSNMLLALVMTLSARRAWTASRPLPGAVLGATLLYVVIAALVHHLLLADAASPFSLAGEAATPTGGPAPSHPVLHTVTPIAAVLDWLLLTSPGRMRLRQASTWLLYPMAYLAFCLTRGELLLPGTPDRYLYPFLDVGQDGFKRVLGNALLLGLSFYALAVLLVALDHARPNPIRHRGKTGFRL